Proteins from a genomic interval of Treponema succinifaciens DSM 2489:
- the nudC gene encoding NAD(+) diphosphatase translates to MPIITKPNCLDADYFFVCKGNEILVKDNSFISKKEFEFFANETFSDDWYIEKNLSFAAALAKENCSAPENCKFISVRQFCFEHKETAFLASRAASILKQRSAFKFCPSCKGKLIDDETESARKCPDCKTKFFPRIEPATITLVSKGEEILLVKNKNSAYKNYACVSGFVEQGETLEQCVAREIKEETNIEVQRIKYCGSQAWPFPDQLMLAFTAEYKSGEIKIQESEILEAHWFKRTELPPESQLPRPGSVAWNLINGIFKS, encoded by the coding sequence ATGCCTATTATTACAAAGCCGAATTGTCTTGACGCAGATTATTTTTTTGTCTGCAAAGGAAATGAAATTTTAGTAAAAGACAATTCTTTTATTTCAAAAAAAGAATTTGAATTTTTTGCAAATGAAACTTTTTCAGACGACTGGTATATAGAAAAAAATCTTTCGTTCGCCGCAGCTTTGGCAAAAGAAAATTGTTCGGCTCCTGAAAACTGTAAATTTATTTCCGTCCGGCAATTCTGCTTTGAGCATAAAGAAACCGCATTCCTAGCTTCAAGAGCCGCAAGCATTTTAAAGCAAAGAAGCGCATTTAAATTCTGTCCCTCATGCAAAGGAAAATTAATTGATGATGAAACTGAATCCGCAAGAAAATGTCCGGACTGCAAAACAAAATTTTTTCCGCGGATAGAGCCTGCGACAATAACGCTCGTTTCCAAGGGAGAAGAAATTCTCCTTGTAAAAAATAAAAATTCCGCATACAAAAACTACGCCTGCGTTTCAGGTTTTGTTGAGCAAGGTGAAACTCTTGAGCAATGCGTGGCGCGTGAAATAAAAGAAGAAACAAACATAGAAGTTCAAAGAATAAAATACTGCGGAAGCCAAGCATGGCCGTTTCCCGATCAGCTCATGCTAGCGTTCACGGCGGAATACAAAAGCGGCGAAATAAAAATTCAAGAGTCTGAAATTCTTGAAGCGCACTGGTTTAAAAGAACTGAACTTCCGCCAGAATCACAGCTGCCACGCCCCGGTTCTGTAGCTTGGAATTTGATAAATGGAA
- a CDS encoding DUF4469 domain-containing protein, whose product MAAKSNLMDSIENPNGRVSVKLQRNYFSKDSSDKYVGRIVRNTHTVGNVIQLVANKVPQLDIGTVYSVCDAFEKVITESLGGGNSVNCLNLGVFYIACKGSTDGSSFSPNITVKFIPSELTKSAISNVTVEHESYSEPAATISRIVDIDSGDDDGNLSLNGSVQILGKKLLIGGEGGGIWFAPATGETASIDESGTDWIPVTAKLSVNKPGTLLFPLPKSLSAGTYRIVLKTRCTSNLKYKRKELVSTVSDAVEIK is encoded by the coding sequence ATGGCAGCCAAATCAAATCTCATGGATTCCATTGAGAATCCTAACGGCCGTGTGTCTGTAAAGTTACAGCGCAACTATTTTTCAAAGGATTCTTCCGACAAGTATGTTGGAAGAATAGTCCGAAACACCCATACCGTCGGGAATGTCATTCAGCTTGTGGCGAACAAGGTTCCTCAGCTGGACATCGGCACGGTTTATTCCGTCTGCGATGCTTTTGAAAAAGTCATTACAGAATCGCTTGGAGGCGGAAACTCTGTAAACTGCCTGAACCTTGGCGTGTTCTACATCGCCTGCAAAGGCTCAACTGACGGAAGCAGTTTTTCGCCGAACATCACGGTAAAATTTATTCCGTCAGAGCTTACAAAGTCCGCAATCTCAAATGTTACGGTTGAGCATGAGTCTTATTCTGAGCCGGCCGCGACTATCAGCAGAATTGTTGACATCGACTCAGGGGATGATGACGGAAATCTTTCGTTGAACGGCTCTGTGCAGATTTTAGGCAAAAAACTTCTGATTGGCGGTGAAGGCGGTGGAATCTGGTTTGCTCCTGCCACCGGAGAAACTGCGTCAATTGACGAAAGCGGCACGGACTGGATTCCAGTAACGGCAAAACTTTCCGTAAACAAGCCCGGAACTCTGCTTTTTCCATTGCCAAAGTCACTTTCTGCCGGCACGTACCGCATTGTGCTGAAAACAAGATGCACTTCAAATCTGAAGTATAAGCGAAAGGAACTTGTCTCGACCGTCTCTGATGCAGTTGAAATAAAATAG
- a CDS encoding ImmA/IrrE family metallo-endopeptidase, producing the protein MNGEFSADYKTDIEERVNEILIKSRIIKKFPLDCFLLVDEIGKEIAIALMPFSWIEEKGMNADDVVNSKDAEAVEFCGRYIIFYNQNMPSVRIAFSIAHEIGHIVLGHDIEHITEYRKKKDSRLKQLYEQSEIEANYFASCLLMPEAIINRLKSFGCRITKEFLQTSFGVSESASEIRIKTLRRNSQRYVSYWTRDKSLDNAVLLKFADFIKKISPRRKSYEEEYRYEEEMQEERNRWLAEGY; encoded by the coding sequence GTGAACGGAGAATTTTCAGCAGATTACAAGACAGACATAGAAGAGCGTGTGAATGAGATTTTGATAAAATCCCGCATAATAAAGAAATTTCCTTTAGACTGCTTTCTGCTTGTGGACGAAATCGGAAAAGAGATTGCAATTGCTCTAATGCCGTTCTCCTGGATAGAAGAGAAAGGAATGAATGCGGATGATGTCGTCAATTCAAAAGATGCAGAAGCTGTCGAGTTTTGCGGAAGATACATCATTTTCTACAATCAGAATATGCCTTCTGTCCGAATTGCATTCAGCATTGCGCACGAAATCGGTCATATTGTGCTAGGACATGATATTGAGCATATTACAGAATACAGAAAGAAAAAGGATTCAAGGCTCAAGCAGCTTTATGAACAAAGCGAAATCGAGGCGAATTATTTTGCATCTTGCCTTTTAATGCCGGAAGCCATAATAAACCGCCTGAAGTCGTTTGGCTGCCGCATAACAAAAGAGTTCTTGCAGACTTCTTTTGGAGTGTCAGAATCCGCATCTGAAATTCGCATAAAGACTTTAAGGCGGAATTCTCAAAGATACGTTTCTTATTGGACCAGGGACAAGTCTTTGGACAATGCGGTTCTGCTGAAATTCGCTGATTTTATAAAAAAGATTTCTCCAAGACGAAAAAGCTATGAGGAAGAATACAGATATGAAGAGGAAATGCAGGAAGAGCGGAACAGATGGCTTGCAGAAGGATATTAG
- a CDS encoding helix-turn-helix domain-containing protein codes for MGNEKFMARVRELRESRKLSQEALADKVGVTKSGVAMWETRGVVPRKETLEKICDVLGTTTDYLLGIGEVDVANAKINSIQRGLSKLGEKDLERAEGILRLAFTEAFGGE; via the coding sequence ATGGGAAATGAGAAATTTATGGCGAGAGTCCGCGAGCTGCGGGAGTCTAGGAAACTTTCTCAGGAAGCTCTTGCCGATAAGGTAGGAGTAACAAAAAGCGGAGTCGCAATGTGGGAGACAAGGGGCGTTGTTCCAAGAAAAGAAACTCTTGAAAAAATCTGTGATGTTCTTGGAACAACAACTGACTATTTATTGGGCATAGGAGAAGTGGATGTTGCAAACGCAAAAATAAACTCGATTCAAAGAGGACTTAGCAAACTTGGCGAAAAAGACCTTGAGCGTGCGGAAGGCATTCTGCGCCTCGCGTTTACAGAAGCATTTGGAGGGGAATAG